The nucleotide sequence GTCACTTCGTACTACGACTGGAGCCAGATCGACGACAAGTACCGTGAGACGGGCATCTTTCCGGTCATCCCGGAAGCCGGCCTGCGTGCCACGCTCGGAATCCTTGCGCGCACGGTCGCACAGGGAGCGCGCCAGCGATCGCAGGTACCGGGTGCCGGCGAATAACGCGTCGCCCGCCCGCTGTGTGCGGTGTTTTGCGCCGATATCTCCCATAGGTCCGAGGTAGCGTCGGCCGCACGAATGGCGAGAGGAGGTTCCCTCCGCCACGAACTGTGGGTCCGGCCTGATCTATCGGAGGTGTGGTCGTGTCGGTCGACATGAGCACCGTGGACGAAGCGAAGCTGCACGAACTGCTCGGGAAGGTCGTGACCGATCTGGGCGCGGTCGCGGCGGCGCCCCTGGCCCTGCTGGGGGAGAGGCTGGGCCTCTTCCGGGCCCTCGTGGACGGCGAGGCCGTCACCCCGGGGCAGCTCGCGGAGCGCACCCGGACCGCCGAGCGCAACGTCCGCGAATGGCTTGCCGCGATGGCCGCCAGCGGATACCTGACCTACGACGGCGAAGACCGCTTCCGTATGACACCGGAACAGGGTGCCGTCTTCGCCGACGAGAACAGCCCGGCCTTCGCGCTCGGCGGGTACCAGGCGTTCCTGTCCTGCGGCTCGGCCGAGGAACAGGAAAGGCTGGCGCGCGCCTTCCGGGACGGCCACGGTGTCGGCTGGCACGAACACCACGCGGACCTGTTCGCGGGGACCGGCCGCTTCTTCCGTCCGGGCTACGCCGCGCACCTGGTGGACGAGTGGCTCCCGGCGCTGACCGGTGTGGTGGAGAAGCTGCGCACCGGCGGCAAGGCGGCCGACGTGGGATGCGGACTGGGCCACTCCACCCTGATGATCGGCAAGGCGTTCCCGGACGCGCTGGTGACCGGCTTCGACAGTCACGAGCCGTCCGTCGAGGCGGCCCGGGAGCTGGCGGAGGAAGCCGGTGTCGAGGGCCGGGTCTCGTTCGAGGTGGCCGGTGCCAAGGACTTCACCGGCGGGCCGTACGACCTGATCGCGTTCTTCGACTGCCTGCACGACATGGGTGACCCGGTCGGCGCCCTGGCGCACAGCAAGGAGCACCTGGCCGAGGGCGGCAGCATCATGCTCGTGGAGCCGTGGGCCGGCGACCGGCTGGAGGAGAACCTCACCCCACTCGGCCGCACCTTCTACAGCGCCTCGACCCTGATCTGCACGCCTGCCTCGCAGTCCCAGGAGGTCGGCCGCGCCCTGGGCGCCCAGGCCGGCGAGGAGCGCACCCGCCAGGTCGCCTCGGAGGCGGGCCTGACCCGTTTCCGCCGGGCGGCACAGACGCCGTTCAACATCGTCTACGAGGTTGGCATCTGACGGGGAACGCCGGCGGCGCACCATGGACGGTGACGAATCCACGTCACCGTCTGCACAGCGAGTTCAGAGCTAGAGCCTGCCCGAGCGTGTGACGCCACGGCGCCTCCGACCAGGTCGAGGCGCCACAGCCATCGGGAGTTACCAGGTGCCGTGTTCAGGCCGGCGGCATCGGCTCGATCGCGGCGGACACCTCGGCAAGAAGCGACTCGACCTCCGCTCCCCAGCGCGAGCTCACCACCAAGTCCCTTGCCGGATCGACCCATAGCAGGTGGCCGCCGCCGTTTCCCCGCGCGCAGCGGCCGGTGGACGGGGCCTGGGGCCACACCGTGCGGTGGTCGTTCAGCCACCACGAGAGCCCGTAGTTGGGCTTGACCGGGCAGGGCCGCCACATCTCCTCGAACCACCTGGCGGACAGCAGCCGGCGGCCGCCCCATCGCCCGTTCCGCAGACACAGTTGCCCGATCCGGGCGAGGTCGAGAGCGTTGATCCACAGTCCGCCGCCCCAGTGGGCGCCCCCGGCCACCACGGCGATGCGCCGGCCGTCGACCTCGACCGCGGAGTCGGCGTAGCCGTGCCAGGACCAATCGGACGAGGCCCCGATCGGTTCCATGATCCGCTCGTGCAGCACGTCGGGCAGGGGCCGACCGAGCAGGACGGTGAGCGCGAGGGCGGTGAGGTTCACCCGGACGTCGTTGTAGGCCCAGCCCGCTCCGGGCGGTCCACCGGCTGACTCCGTTCCCTCACGGGTGCTTTGGGCGTCGGCCCAGGTGGGCTTGGACCACAGCTCGCCCTCCCACTGGCTGGACTGGTCCAGCAGGTGCCGCCAGGTGATCCTCCGCGCGTTTGCGTCGTCGAACTGCGGCAGGTCGACCGATCGGCACACAGGCTCGTCCAGCCGGAGCAGACCGTCGTCGAAGGCCAGCCCGGCCACCAGGGACAGAACGCTTTTCGTGGCGCTGAAGGCCATCTCCGCCCGCTCCGGGTCTCCCCACGCGGCGAGGACCACGCCGTGCCGCACGACGACCCCGCTCGCCCCGCCCCCGTCGAGCAGAGGGCCCAGCACCTCCCGATGCGAGACGTCGGAGACTTGGGCGGCCAAGTAGGAGCCCATGTCCTGGACACCCGGTACCGGGCGCTCGGCCTGTTCCTTCGCGGCATGCGCCAGCCGGACAGCATCCACTCCCGCCCACGGGTCGCCGCCGTACCCGCCCTCGTCCAGGCACTGCCCTACGTTTTCCATCAGCCCCACCCTCAACGCCTCTACGGACCGTCCGGATATTCCTTACCCACGAGCCCCCGACGCACCGACTCCGCCCATGCCGTGCCAGGAGCGAGTCGGCGCGAGTGAGGCAGTGCGACCGGATTCCCGGCATCGCGCTGTAAGGATCTTCGACTGCCGGACACATACGCGACTGGAGGGGATGTGGAGACATCAGATGAGCAACGGTTCACGGAGCTGTACCGCGAACACCACCCTGCCGTCGACGCGTACGTCCGACGCCGTCTGGACGGTTCGCACGCGGTCGACGATGTGGTGGCGGAAGTCTTCCTGACGGCCTGGCGGCGATGGGAGGACGTTCCCCGGGACGCGGCTCTTCCGTGGCTG is from Streptomyces seoulensis and encodes:
- a CDS encoding methyltransferase domain-containing protein, coding for MSVDMSTVDEAKLHELLGKVVTDLGAVAAAPLALLGERLGLFRALVDGEAVTPGQLAERTRTAERNVREWLAAMAASGYLTYDGEDRFRMTPEQGAVFADENSPAFALGGYQAFLSCGSAEEQERLARAFRDGHGVGWHEHHADLFAGTGRFFRPGYAAHLVDEWLPALTGVVEKLRTGGKAADVGCGLGHSTLMIGKAFPDALVTGFDSHEPSVEAARELAEEAGVEGRVSFEVAGAKDFTGGPYDLIAFFDCLHDMGDPVGALAHSKEHLAEGGSIMLVEPWAGDRLEENLTPLGRTFYSASTLICTPASQSQEVGRALGAQAGEERTRQVASEAGLTRFRRAAQTPFNIVYEVGI
- a CDS encoding serine hydrolase domain-containing protein; translated protein: MENVGQCLDEGGYGGDPWAGVDAVRLAHAAKEQAERPVPGVQDMGSYLAAQVSDVSHREVLGPLLDGGGASGVVVRHGVVLAAWGDPERAEMAFSATKSVLSLVAGLAFDDGLLRLDEPVCRSVDLPQFDDANARRITWRHLLDQSSQWEGELWSKPTWADAQSTREGTESAGGPPGAGWAYNDVRVNLTALALTVLLGRPLPDVLHERIMEPIGASSDWSWHGYADSAVEVDGRRIAVVAGGAHWGGGLWINALDLARIGQLCLRNGRWGGRRLLSARWFEEMWRPCPVKPNYGLSWWLNDHRTVWPQAPSTGRCARGNGGGHLLWVDPARDLVVSSRWGAEVESLLAEVSAAIEPMPPA